Proteins encoded in a region of the Methanobrevibacter arboriphilus JCM 13429 = DSM 1125 genome:
- a CDS encoding vWA domain-containing protein has translation MVEGVKREKLYGKRVNSQSKKGKYVKSKISNNSEDVAIDATIRASVLNSNIKNSNINNNSKFNKYTKFNKDTNLKVNIKKEDLREKVRKHGTKLSIALIVDMSGSMISDEKLNRIKAILQKIILNVHVNKDKLAVIGFKGKDSEVIIPNTKRPNSFLNKLESITVGGTTPMAAGLKKGLEVLKKDLNKEEYIPMLMILSDGVTNVSLERSNINSNFNKRSKSLKYNNSSGKSKEYKSNKMIISNPIKDALAVGGEIAKYNIHTVIVNFEKEKNKGRSINKELTFITGGNFYDLEILGDKLSKDIFEVEGVDTNSMSFGSFKSDLSDMVLEKIIDYERDKI, from the coding sequence ATGGTTGAAGGTGTAAAAAGAGAGAAACTTTATGGTAAGCGGGTAAACTCACAAAGTAAAAAAGGAAAGTATGTTAAAAGTAAGATTTCTAATAATTCTGAGGATGTAGCTATTGATGCTACTATTCGTGCATCTGTATTAAATTCTAATATAAAAAATTCTAATATAAATAATAATTCTAAATTTAATAAATATACTAAATTTAATAAAGATACTAATTTAAAAGTTAATATAAAAAAAGAGGATTTAAGAGAAAAAGTAAGAAAACATGGAACTAAATTATCCATTGCATTAATTGTGGATATGAGTGGTTCTATGATTAGTGATGAAAAGCTTAATAGAATAAAAGCAATCTTACAAAAAATAATATTAAATGTTCATGTTAACAAGGATAAATTAGCTGTTATTGGGTTTAAAGGTAAGGATTCAGAAGTTATTATTCCAAATACTAAAAGACCTAATTCTTTTTTAAATAAACTTGAGAGTATAACTGTTGGAGGAACTACTCCAATGGCTGCTGGACTTAAAAAAGGTTTAGAGGTTTTAAAAAAGGATCTCAATAAGGAAGAATATATTCCAATGCTTATGATATTATCTGATGGGGTAACTAATGTAAGTTTAGAAAGATCTAATATTAATTCTAATTTTAATAAAAGATCTAAGTCTTTAAAATATAATAATTCTTCTGGAAAATCAAAGGAATATAAATCTAATAAAATGATTATAAGTAATCCTATTAAGGATGCTTTGGCTGTTGGTGGAGAGATAGCTAAATATAATATTCATACAGTTATTGTTAATTTTGAAAAGGAAAAAAATAAGGGAAGAAGTATAAACAAAGAATTAACTTTTATAACTGGTGGGAATTTTTATGATCTTGAAATTCTTGGTGATAAATTATCCAAAGATATTTTTGAAGTAGAAGGTGTTGATACAAATTCAATGTCATTTGGTTCATTTAAAAGTGATTTATCTGATATGGTTTTAGAAAAAATAATAGACTATGAGAGAGATAAGATTTAA
- a CDS encoding ATP-binding protein, with the protein MDITIGENMRKSVFPFTAIVGQEKIKKALVLNAVNPSIGGVLIKGDRGTGKTTAVRALADLLPEIEVVDGDIFNSDEESYKDFELYKAIDKNKDDDVLLVKKPMRVIELPLGATEDRVVGSLDIEKALHEGIKALEPGLLAQANRNILYIDEINLLDDNLVDVLLDAAAFGVNTIEREGISISHPSKFILIGTMNPEEGELRGQLSDRIGLEIEVEGISNIEDRIKIMKRREAFERDPLSFRAKFNKKQEKLQNKIIKAKEILNDVVIDHVLLEVIARITLELSSEGHRSDISILKTAKTIASFNGNLTVDFDDLKEAISLVLGEDPLLNQRIQKIRNDIEKREKEGENDLDNDSFSFSNDNLQEKIKEQLEDSLNEKLKKANQNHENQELDKAFNDSNNKDLDNIELGDGESKEKDFINTSDFEDKDESNSKLNQGEKLENFNEFNIDGKFDIKKY; encoded by the coding sequence TTGGATATTACTATTGGTGAAAATATGAGAAAGAGTGTTTTTCCGTTTACGGCTATTGTTGGTCAGGAGAAGATTAAGAAGGCTCTTGTTTTGAATGCTGTTAATCCTTCGATTGGTGGTGTTCTTATTAAGGGTGATCGTGGTACTGGTAAGACTACTGCTGTTAGGGCTTTGGCTGATCTTCTTCCTGAGATTGAGGTTGTTGATGGGGATATTTTTAATTCTGATGAAGAATCTTATAAAGATTTTGAACTTTATAAAGCTATTGATAAAAATAAGGATGATGATGTTCTTTTAGTTAAAAAACCTATGCGTGTTATTGAGCTTCCTTTAGGTGCTACTGAGGATCGTGTGGTTGGTTCTCTTGATATTGAAAAGGCTCTTCATGAAGGTATTAAAGCTTTAGAGCCTGGTCTTCTTGCTCAAGCTAATCGTAATATTCTTTATATTGATGAGATTAATCTTTTGGATGATAATCTTGTTGATGTTTTATTGGATGCTGCTGCATTTGGTGTTAACACTATTGAAAGAGAAGGAATTTCAATTTCACACCCATCAAAGTTCATTTTAATTGGAACAATGAACCCAGAAGAAGGAGAACTAAGAGGACAACTATCGGATCGAATAGGTCTTGAAATTGAAGTTGAAGGTATTTCAAACATTGAAGATAGAATAAAAATTATGAAAAGAAGAGAAGCATTTGAAAGAGATCCCTTATCTTTTAGAGCTAAATTCAATAAGAAACAAGAGAAACTTCAAAACAAAATAATAAAAGCTAAGGAAATATTAAATGATGTGGTTATTGATCATGTTTTATTAGAGGTAATAGCTAGAATTACTTTAGAACTTTCATCAGAAGGACATAGAAGCGATATAAGTATTTTAAAAACAGCTAAAACAATTGCATCTTTTAATGGTAATTTAACTGTTGATTTTGATGATTTAAAAGAAGCTATTTCTCTTGTTCTTGGGGAAGATCCTCTACTCAATCAAAGGATTCAGAAAATTAGGAATGATATTGAAAAAAGAGAAAAAGAAGGGGAAAATGATTTAGATAACGATAGTTTTTCTTTCAGTAATGATAATCTTCAAGAAAAAATTAAAGAACAATTAGAAGATTCATTAAATGAGAAATTAAAAAAAGCAAATCAAAATCATGAAAATCAAGAATTAGATAAGGCTTTTAATGATTCTAATAATAAAGATTTAGATAATATTGAATTAGGAGATGGTGAATCTAAAGAAAAGGATTTTATTAATACTTCTGATTTTGAAGATAAAGATGAATCTAATTCAAAACTTAATCAGGGTGAAAAATTAGAAAATTTTAATGAATTTAATATTGATGGGAAGTTTGATATAAAAAAATATTAA
- a CDS encoding VWA domain-containing protein — translation MKKSVFPFTAIVGQEKIKKALVLNAVNPSIGGVLIKGDRGTGKTTAVRALADLLPEIEVVDGDIFNSDEESYKDFELYKAIDKNKDDDVLLVKKPMRVIELPLGATEDRVVGSLDIEKALHEGIKALEPGLLAQANRNILYIDEINLLDDNLVDVLLDAAAFGVNTIEREGISISHPSKFILIGTMNPEEGELRGQLSDRIGLKISVSGINNIEDRIEIMKQIDDFEKDPESFIAKYADAEDNLQKRIIMARKLLPSVSISDEYFEIIARLTRNLGVEGHRNDITILKTAKAIAAFNNHWKVTMDDLEESILLVLGEINECDNNQIQNQIQQAQSEMNQEENSEDSDDDENSSQNQDSSKEDDSNEDIQDDNSNEYVQDNDLNEDNGSDNSFDNNIDDNLNDLDSEDNLDENDEDKSDGENNEENNDLDNPSNDDYNNENQLQGEVNDSDKIDDEYQMDYNENKSEKEINEFDLESLEKDIRKMLVMEGREKEKFYGSRVNSKSEKGKYVKSKYSPNVSNSDIAIDATIRAAIKSKTSKNTELNKKNALKVDIKNEDIREKVRKHKARASIALVVDMSGSMLAEKKVNKIRGILERIIRNVNRNRDKLTVIGFKGRDSEVIIPSTKRPSSFLEKLDKITVGGTTPMASGLEKAIEILKNENKKGEFIPMLILLSDGMPNVGLTDSYNKKVRGSPINDVLAMGEELAENKIYTIIIDFEKKHKHGRNINMELAFLSNGRYYDLEEIYNPDIAIDKILTYERNML, via the coding sequence ATGAAGAAGAGTGTTTTTCCGTTTACGGCTATTGTTGGTCAGGAGAAGATTAAGAAGGCTCTTGTTTTGAATGCTGTTAATCCTTCGATTGGTGGTGTTCTTATTAAGGGTGATCGTGGTACTGGTAAGACTACTGCTGTTAGGGCTTTGGCTGATCTTCTTCCTGAGATTGAGGTTGTTGATGGGGATATTTTTAATTCTGATGAAGAATCTTATAAAGATTTTGAACTTTATAAAGCTATTGATAAAAATAAGGATGATGATGTTCTTTTAGTTAAAAAACCTATGCGTGTTATTGAGCTTCCTTTAGGTGCTACTGAGGATCGTGTGGTTGGTTCTCTTGATATTGAAAAGGCTCTTCATGAAGGTATTAAAGCTTTAGAGCCTGGTCTTCTTGCTCAAGCTAATCGTAATATTCTTTATATTGATGAGATTAATCTTTTGGATGATAATCTTGTTGATGTTTTATTGGATGCTGCTGCATTTGGTGTTAACACTATTGAAAGAGAAGGAATTTCAATTTCACACCCATCAAAGTTCATTTTAATTGGAACAATGAACCCAGAAGAAGGAGAACTAAGAGGACAACTATCCGATCGAATAGGTTTAAAAATTTCTGTTTCTGGAATTAATAATATTGAAGATAGAATAGAAATTATGAAACAGATAGATGACTTTGAAAAAGATCCAGAAAGTTTCATAGCTAAGTATGCAGATGCTGAAGATAATCTTCAAAAAAGGATAATCATGGCAAGAAAACTTCTTCCATCAGTTAGTATTAGTGATGAATATTTTGAAATAATAGCTAGATTAACAAGAAATCTTGGTGTTGAAGGTCATAGGAATGATATAACAATTCTTAAAACAGCTAAAGCAATAGCTGCATTTAACAATCATTGGAAAGTTACTATGGATGATCTTGAAGAAAGCATATTGCTTGTTTTAGGAGAAATAAATGAATGTGATAATAATCAAATTCAAAATCAGATTCAACAGGCTCAAAGTGAAATGAATCAGGAAGAAAATAGTGAAGATTCAGATGATGATGAAAATTCTAGTCAAAATCAAGATTCGAGCAAAGAAGATGATTCTAATGAAGATATTCAGGATGATAATTCCAATGAATATGTTCAAGATAATGATTTAAATGAAGATAATGGCTCTGATAATAGCTTTGATAATAATATAGATGATAATCTTAATGATTTGGATAGTGAGGATAATTTAGATGAAAATGATGAAGATAAATCTGATGGGGAGAATAATGAAGAAAATAATGATTTAGATAATCCTTCTAATGATGATTATAATAATGAAAATCAACTTCAAGGGGAAGTAAATGATTCAGATAAGATAGATGATGAATATCAGATGGATTATAATGAAAATAAGTCTGAAAAAGAAATAAATGAATTCGATTTAGAGTCTCTTGAAAAAGATATTCGTAAAATGCTTGTAATGGAAGGACGTGAAAAAGAAAAGTTTTATGGATCAAGAGTTAATTCAAAAAGTGAAAAAGGGAAGTATGTAAAAAGTAAATATTCTCCAAATGTTTCAAATTCAGATATAGCTATTGATGCTACTATACGTGCAGCTATAAAATCTAAAACATCTAAAAATACAGAATTAAATAAGAAAAATGCCTTAAAAGTAGATATAAAAAATGAAGATATTCGTGAAAAAGTTAGAAAACATAAAGCAAGAGCTAGTATAGCTTTGGTAGTTGATATGAGTGGGTCAATGCTTGCTGAAAAGAAAGTTAATAAGATTAGGGGTATTTTAGAAAGAATAATTAGGAATGTTAATAGGAATAGGGATAAATTAACAGTCATAGGTTTTAAAGGTCGGGATTCTGAAGTAATAATTCCAAGTACTAAACGTCCTAGTTCTTTTTTAGAGAAGCTTGATAAGATCACAGTTGGAGGAACAACTCCAATGGCTTCAGGTCTTGAAAAAGCTATTGAAATACTTAAAAATGAGAATAAAAAGGGAGAGTTTATTCCAATGTTAATATTGCTTTCAGATGGAATGCCTAATGTTGGTCTAACTGATAGTTATAATAAAAAGGTTAGAGGAAGCCCTATAAATGATGTTTTAGCTATGGGTGAGGAGTTAGCTGAAAATAAAATATATACTATTATCATTGATTTTGAAAAGAAGCACAAACATGGAAGGAATATTAATATGGAGTTAGCATTTTTATCTAATGGTAGATATTATGATTTAGAAGAAATTTATAATCCTGACATTGCGATAGATAAGATTTTAACTTATGAAAGAAATATGTTGTAA